The Novosphingobium sp. Gsoil 351 genome contains the following window.
AAATCGACGGTCTGATGGCGCGCGCGCAAGACATCGACTTCGACAGCGCGAAGATAGAAGCGCAGTTCAAGAAGTTGTTTCCGGGCAAGCCGGGCCAGGCGCCGGCCGCGACGCGTGTCGCGGCCGCATCGAGCCGCCTCGAGGCGGCGCGCGAGGCGCTGCGCCACACGCTCGAGGTTCAGGCAGGCGTGGTCGGCGCCGTCCAGGCCGATGCGCGGACGCTGTCGGCGATCGTCGCGCGCAGCCAGGGCGCCGAAGGCGGCCTCCAGGCCGCGCAGGCGACCAACCAGCTCCTAGCGCTCGCCGCCAAGCAACAGTTCCAGTTGCAGGACATGCTCGCCGCGCAGAACCGCGCCGACGCGATCGAGCGCGCGCGCCGCCTGCAGGGCGAAGCGGACGCCCGCGCGATGACCGCCCGCTTCCTCGGCTCGCGCCCGGCTTCCGCACCCCCTCGGTAGGCCGGACTCAAGCGGCGGGCCGTTCCTCTCGGTCCCGCCGCCGCCGCGGGACGTGCGGTGCCCCCCAACGCGCGTCCCGCGGCATTATCCCCCGTTTTCTCAAGCAGGTTGCTCAGAATGCAGGACCTCGGCGTCATCGACCAGTTCATGGCGGACTTCATCCGCTACATCGACAGCGGGTTCGGCCTGCTGGGCGGCGATGTCGCGTTCCTGACGTCGGCGCTGATCGCCATCGACATCACGCTTGCCGGCCTGTTCTGGGCGATGGGCGGCGAGCAGGACGTGCTCGGGCGCTTCCTCAGGAAGATCCTCTACGTCGGCGCGTTCGCCTTCATTCTGGGCAACTTCGCGCGGCTCGCCGACATCGTCTTCCGCTCGTTCGCCGCCGCCGGGCTGACCGCGGGTGGTGGGACGATTTCCGCCGACGACCTGCTCAAGCCGGGACGGCTCGCCCGGATCGGGTTCGATGCGGCCTGGCCGCTGCTCGAGCAGGTCTCCGAACTGGTCGGGTTCACCACCTTCTTCGACAACTTCCTGGTGATCGCGGTGCTGCTGTTCGCCTGGGCCATCGTGATCCTCGCGTTTTTCGTGCTCGCGGTGCAGCTGTTCGTCACGATCATCGAATTCAAGCTGACCACGCTCGCCGGGTTCATCCTGGTCCCGTTCGCGCTGTGGAACCGCACCAGCTTCCTCGCCGAGCGGGTGCTGGGCAGCGTGGTCAGCTCGGGCATCAAGGTCATGGTGCTGGCGGTCATCGTCGGGATCGGCTCGGGCTTCTTCGCCCAGTTCACCACCGCGCTGAACGGCCAGGACCCCGACATCGGCCAGGCGATGAGCCTGGTCCTCGCCTCGCTGGCGCTGTTCGGGCTCGGCATCTTCGGCCCCAGCCTGGCCTCCGGTCTCGTTGCGGGGGCGCCCCAGCTGGGCGCGGGCGCCGCGCTCGGCACCGTCGCGGGCGCCGCCGGAGCGACGTTTGTGGCGGGAGCCGGCGCGGCCGGAGCCGCGCGGTTTGCCGGCGGCGCGGCGCTCGGGGCGATCCGCTCGGGCACGACGATGGGTGCGGCCGCCCAGACCGCCTACCGGTTGGGTCAGGAGACGAGCGGCTCGCCCAGCGTCGGCGCTGGCCTGAAGGGCGTCGGCGAGGCCGCAGGCAGCGCGCTCAGGCAGCGCGCCGATTCTGCCCTCGGGCTGAGCGAAGCGGCCGCGACCGGTCGCCAGGCCGCGTGGTCGGCGCTCAACGACAACCGCGACGGCGGCCTCGGCCAGTCCGCGGCGACCGACTCCGCGCCACCCTGGGCGCAAGCGCTGCAACGCCGCCAGGACGGCCGTCATCATCGCCAGGTCGCGCTGCACGCGCTGCGCGAAGGCGACCGCGGCGGCGCGTCCGCCACCCCCGACATCAAGGAAAAGGAGGACTAGCAGATGATCTTCAAGCGCAGCGTCCAGCGCTATGGGCGCACACCCGCGCCCGAGACGCCATTCCAGCGCGCCGGGCAGTTGTGGGACGACCGGATCGGTTCGGCCCGGGTTCAGGCGCGCAACTGGCGATGGATGGCGTTTGGCGCGCTCGGCCTGTCCGCGGGGCTTGCCGCAGCGTTCGCCTGGCAATCGGCGCAGAGCCGGGTCGTGCCGTACGTGGTCGAGGTCGACAAGCTCGGCGCCGTCCGTGCGCTGGCTCCGGTGGTTCCGGGCCACACCCCGAACGATCCGGAGATCGCCTGGCACTTGTCCGAGTTCATTCGCCACGTCCGCACGGTGTCGCTCGATCCGATCCTGATGCGGCGCGACTGGCTCGCCGCCTACGATTTCGTGACCCCGCGCGCCGCCACGTTCCTGGGTGCCTATGCGCGCCAAGCCCGCCCGTTCGAGGCGATCGGCGAGCAGACGGTCTCGGTCCAAGTGACCAGCGTGGTCCGCGCCTCGGAGCGCTCGTTCCAGGTCAAATGGAGCGAGACCGCCTACGCGCGTGGCGACGAGGACGGCACCAGCCGGTGGACCGCGATCCTCGGCGTAAAGATGCGGCCACCGTCCGACGCCGAGACGCTCCGGAAGAACCCGCTCGGAATCTACGTCGATGCGATCGACTGGAGCCGCGAGCTCGACGGCCCGGCAGTTCCAGGCACACCGCCTCCCGCAAACCCCTCCCAAGCCCCCAACGCGCGCGATGGTCTCGCCGGTCGCGCCGCTCCCGAGGAGACCGATCGATGATCGCCCACCGCTTCCCTCCCCTCTTTCTCGTCGGTGCCGCCCTGGCGTGGGCGCCAGTGCCCGTAGCCGCGAAACCGGCGAAACCGCGACCGGCAGTTGCTGCGTGGACCGGTGACAGCAGCGCCGTCAGGACATTCGCCTTCACCAAAAACGCCACATATTCAGTGGTCACTGCTCCGGGCCGGGTCACCGACATCGCGCTCGAGCCAGGGGAGACTCTCGGTGCGGTCGCCAGCGGCGATACCGCGCGCTGGGTGATCGGGGACACCACCAGCGGGGCCGGCGGCGACCTGCGCGCGCACGTCCTGGTCAAGCCGGTCGATGCCGGTCTCTCGACCAACCTGGTGATCACCACCAACCGCCGGGTCTATCATCTCCTGCTGACCAGCGGCGGCGGCGCGCCCGTGGTCGCAGTATCCTGGACCTATCCCGCCGATGCCCTGCTCGCGCTCCGACCTGCCCCGACCGGCATGGCGCGGCCGATCGCGGCGTCAATCGGGGTGTCACCGGACCGCCTGAACTTCGGCTACGCGATCAGCGGCGACAAGCCGACCTGGCGTCCGCTCCGGGTTTTCGACGACGGTCGCCAGACGTTTATCGAGTTTCCTGCAAGCCTCGCTTCGGACCAGGCGCCGCCGCTGTTCGTGACCGGGAGCGATGGCTCGCCCGAACTGGTCAACTACCGTCTCATCGGGCGCCACTACATCGTCGACCGGCTGTTCGATGCCGCCGAGCTGCGGCTCGGGACAAAGAAACCGCAAAAAGTAAGGATCGTGCGTGCCCAGGGCGCCCACGACTCCGCTCGAAAGGAGAAGGGGGCGTGACCGAGGAAGCAGGCGATAGCGCCACCGCCGAGTCCCAGCAGCTTCCCGAAAAAGTCGATCCCGAGACGTTCGAGCTGCGAGGGCGCCCTGCTAGCGTCGTGCGTTTTCGCCGCGGCCTCATCGTGGGGGTAGCGGGATGCGCCGCAGCCTCGCTGGTCGCAATTGCCTGGTTCGCGCTGGATCCTCCAAGCCTTGCCACCGCCACGGTCGATGATGGCGGCCGACTGGAGACGGCAAAGCCGGGCGACGCGCTCGCGGCGCTGCCTGGAAGCTATGGCGACGTGCCCACCCTGGGTTCGCCGCTGCCCGGCGATCTCGGTCGGCCGATCCTAGACCAGGCGCGTGAGGATGCTGCGATGCGCGCACCTCCCATCAACGACCAGCGCGAGAGCGAAGCCGCTCGCCTGATCCTGGAACGGCGGGAGCGCATCGCCGAAGCGCGTCGCGCTGCGAGGTCCTCGGCCGTGCTCGCCAGGGTCGGTTCAGGCCCCGCCGGCGGTAATGCGGACGTGTCCACAGCGACCGCGCTAAGTTCGCCCGAAGCGAGCGGGCAGGTCACCTCGCTCGCGGACAACCCGCGGCCACGGCGCGCCGGCCTTGCCCAAGCTGTTGGCGGAGCCAGCGCGCACCAGCTGGAGGATGCGGCATCCCCCTTTGTGGTGGCGGCCGGAAGCGTCATTTCGGCCAGCCTGATTACCGGTCTCAACTCCGATTTGCCCGGCCTGGTCACCGCGCAAGTCACCGAGCGGGTCTACGACAGTCCGACGGGACAAGTGCTGCTGATCCCGCAAGGGGCGAGGCTTCTCGGCACCTACGACAGCGTGGTTGCCTACGGGCAGCGCCGCGCGCTGATCGTCTGGCAGCGGCTGCTCCTGCCCGACGGCTCCTCGCTGGCGATCGACAACGTGCCCGCGACCGATGCGTCGGGATACGCGGGACTAGCCGATGGCGTGGATTTCCATACCTGGGCGCTGCTCAAGGGGGTCGCGCTTTCGACACTGCTCGGGGTGGGAGCGAACCTGTCGATATCCGGCGAGAGCGATCTCGTTCGGGCGGTGCGGGAGTCGATCCAACAAGGAGGCTCGCGGGCCGGTGAGCAGGTTGTGGCCAAGGGGCTGGATATCCAGCCGACGATCACCATCCGCCCCGGCGCTTCGGTCCGACTGCTGGTCCATCGCGACTTGGTGCTGCGCCCGTGGCGAGGGTAGTCCCGATGTCGAACCGCGAAACGCGAAGCGCCGCGCCAGCTGTGTCGGCTCGCGCGAGTCAGCAGCTCTGCGTGCGCGTCGATCGGGCGATGGAGCTGCTCGATATCGGCAAGACAAAGCTCTACGAGCTCATCGCGTCGGGCGAGCTAGAGGCGATCCGGATTGGACGTCGCACATTGGTACTGAGAGAGAGCATCGAGGGTCTCGTCGTCCGACTAAGGAGGGCATCGACGCCACCGCGCTAGGACGCCTTTGCTAGCTTGGCTTTGCGTTGCGCGGATTAGGCTCTTTGCAGTCCGTTCGCAAAATCGGCCCATTCCGACATTAGGACACGGCGCTTCTCGAGACTGCGTCCACGCCGGTATGCGCGCTCGGCCTTGGAGGCGATCGTATGGGCCAAGGCCATTTCGACGTCTTCCCGCGCATGAGACGTGACGTCGCCGGCCCAATCTCGAAAGGTCGAGCGAAAACCGTGAACCGTAATGTCGCCTCGTCCCATGCGCCGCAGCAGTGCGGTCATGGCCATATTGGATAGCGCCTTCTTCGGCTCCGCCCCGAAAACAAAGTCTTCCAGCATCGTTGCCTGCGTCTTCATCGAGCGGAGAAGCGCTGTCGCGGCTGCATCCAATGGCACCTCGTGCTGGACGCGTGCCTTCATCCGATCGGCGGGAACAGTCCACAATCGGTTCTCGAGATCGACCTCCTCCCAGCGCATCCCGAGTACTTCGCCCGAGCGCGCCGCAGTGAAAATCGTGAATTCGAGGGCTCGCGCTGCGGTGCCTTGGCGTTGCGCAAGGTCCTTCATGAAGTTTGGGAGACCGCGAAACGGAAGGGCGGCATGGTGAGCCACGGACTTGTCCTGACGTGGCAGCAGCAGTTGGAGATTGCCCTGCCATTGTGCGGGATTGTCCCCTTGACGCAGGCCCCTGACTTTCGCCGCATCAAGGATGCGAGCCACGCGCTGTTGGACGCGGCGGGCAGTCTCGGGTTTTGACAGCCAGATCGGACGCAAAACCTCGAGTATGTTGTCCCGGCCAACCTTGTCGATCGGCGTGCGAGCAAATGACGCCGTATAGGTTGCAACCGTCGTCTGCCATTGCTGGCGGTGCTTTGCATTGTCGAAGCCACCTTGGATGCTCCGGATGTACTCCTTGGCAAACTCTTCGAACGTGACGGTTGTGGGCGCTTCTGCGTCGCTGAGACTGTTTGCGGGCACGAGGTCGAGCCCGTTCGTCGCGCGTGTGCGAAGGGCTTCCGCGCGCTCACGCGCCAAGGCGAGCGACACGTCGAGAGCTGAGCCCAGGCCCAGCTCCCGCCGAAGGCCTTTTGACGTTCGGATGAATAGCCACGACTTCGACCCACTTGGCCTTACCCGCAGATAGAGGCCTCCTCCATCCGAGTAGACGCCGGGTTTCTTGGCCGCAGCCACGCCTTTGACCGAGAGCTTGTTTCGCACGGGCATCGCACCCCGACTGCTCGCACAGTCCGCCCAATCCGTCCAGTCATAAAGATGGTCATAATCTTGGACGCGGAGACAGGCGAACCGTGGCGAACTGCGGCGGGCTTCGATTTTCAAAAAATCGCCGTAATTCTGCAAGATTTGCGCGACCGCTGGCGTTCGTCAGCGTTCATCGAAAATCGATATTTGGCGGAGCGGGAGGGATTCGAACTAGCTTAGTTTGCGACCCTTTTGCGGGCAATTCGAGGCTTACTGATCTCGCGACCCTAACAGTAACCCTAACGCCGTCCGTTGCGGCGCAGGCAGGCGGCGGCCAAAACGCACCGAGGTGCGCAACCTCCCAGGGTGTTGAAGCGGCAACTTGGCGGTCGGCTGGCTGAACCATAGCGCCTGGAGCCACAACGTAGACTTCGCTGGCCACGGTTCACGACCCGGGCGGCGTTGGCCCCCTGAACTGCATGGTTGCGTTGTTCGTACGCCGAGCGTTCACGCAGGTGTGAACAGCTCGACAGGCTGGGCGATGCCCTTGAGTGTAAAGCTGCCCACGGATGTCATCTCAAGGCCTGATTGCTGGCCGACATCGCCGGTGCAAAGTACAGTCCGGCCAGCTTCCTTTGTCAGCCCCTCGATCCGCGACGCAAGATTTACCGTCGAGCCGATCGCGGTGAAATCGAGCCGCTCGCGCGCACCGATATTGCCATAAGAGAAGGTTCCGCTCGCCAGACCCACCCCGTGGCGAAGGAGCGGTTGGCCGGCATCGCTTCGGCGGGCATTGATCCGCTTCAGCATCTGCGTGCCATTTCGTGCAGCATCGAGGGCAGCCCGGCAGGCGCTGCCCGGGTCGGGGTGGGCTCGATAGGGAAACACCGCCAGAACCGCGTCGCCGATGTATTTCAGGACCTCACCGCCCTGGGCATAGATGGCGGGGACAACCGCGTCGAAGTAGTCGTTGAGCGAGGTCACCAGACCCGCTTCATCAAGCGTTTCGCCGATGGTGGTGAACCCACGCAGATCCGAGAACCATACGACCGCCTCGTCGGAAACGATGGCACCGCGTGAGATCATCCCGTCGCAGACCCGCCTTCCCGGATCGACGCCGACATAGCATCGCGCCAGTGTCTCCTTGGCAATGTTCTCCATCACGGTGTCGAGGCGAAGCGTGAAGAGGTCGAG
Protein-coding sequences here:
- the trbJ gene encoding P-type conjugative transfer protein TrbJ → MTTRAFFSPRLACAPALALLAATTTALPPFAPPARAQMAVFDPTNYGQNLLSAARALEQINNQIQSLQNEATMLRDMAKNLSKVDFAEIGEVEQALTKIDGLMARAQDIDFDSAKIEAQFKKLFPGKPGQAPAATRVAAASSRLEAAREALRHTLEVQAGVVGAVQADARTLSAIVARSQGAEGGLQAAQATNQLLALAAKQQFQLQDMLAAQNRADAIERARRLQGEADARAMTARFLGSRPASAPPR
- the trbL gene encoding P-type conjugative transfer protein TrbL, which translates into the protein MQDLGVIDQFMADFIRYIDSGFGLLGGDVAFLTSALIAIDITLAGLFWAMGGEQDVLGRFLRKILYVGAFAFILGNFARLADIVFRSFAAAGLTAGGGTISADDLLKPGRLARIGFDAAWPLLEQVSELVGFTTFFDNFLVIAVLLFAWAIVILAFFVLAVQLFVTIIEFKLTTLAGFILVPFALWNRTSFLAERVLGSVVSSGIKVMVLAVIVGIGSGFFAQFTTALNGQDPDIGQAMSLVLASLALFGLGIFGPSLASGLVAGAPQLGAGAALGTVAGAAGATFVAGAGAAGAARFAGGAALGAIRSGTTMGAAAQTAYRLGQETSGSPSVGAGLKGVGEAAGSALRQRADSALGLSEAAATGRQAAWSALNDNRDGGLGQSAATDSAPPWAQALQRRQDGRHHRQVALHALREGDRGGASATPDIKEKED
- the trbF gene encoding conjugal transfer protein TrbF, with amino-acid sequence MIFKRSVQRYGRTPAPETPFQRAGQLWDDRIGSARVQARNWRWMAFGALGLSAGLAAAFAWQSAQSRVVPYVVEVDKLGAVRALAPVVPGHTPNDPEIAWHLSEFIRHVRTVSLDPILMRRDWLAAYDFVTPRAATFLGAYARQARPFEAIGEQTVSVQVTSVVRASERSFQVKWSETAYARGDEDGTSRWTAILGVKMRPPSDAETLRKNPLGIYVDAIDWSRELDGPAVPGTPPPANPSQAPNARDGLAGRAAPEETDR
- the trbG gene encoding P-type conjugative transfer protein TrbG, whose translation is MIAHRFPPLFLVGAALAWAPVPVAAKPAKPRPAVAAWTGDSSAVRTFAFTKNATYSVVTAPGRVTDIALEPGETLGAVASGDTARWVIGDTTSGAGGDLRAHVLVKPVDAGLSTNLVITTNRRVYHLLLTSGGGAPVVAVSWTYPADALLALRPAPTGMARPIAASIGVSPDRLNFGYAISGDKPTWRPLRVFDDGRQTFIEFPASLASDQAPPLFVTGSDGSPELVNYRLIGRHYIVDRLFDAAELRLGTKKPQKVRIVRAQGAHDSARKEKGA
- a CDS encoding TrbI/VirB10 family protein, with amino-acid sequence MTEEAGDSATAESQQLPEKVDPETFELRGRPASVVRFRRGLIVGVAGCAAASLVAIAWFALDPPSLATATVDDGGRLETAKPGDALAALPGSYGDVPTLGSPLPGDLGRPILDQAREDAAMRAPPINDQRESEAARLILERRERIAEARRAARSSAVLARVGSGPAGGNADVSTATALSSPEASGQVTSLADNPRPRRAGLAQAVGGASAHQLEDAASPFVVAAGSVISASLITGLNSDLPGLVTAQVTERVYDSPTGQVLLIPQGARLLGTYDSVVAYGQRRALIVWQRLLLPDGSSLAIDNVPATDASGYAGLADGVDFHTWALLKGVALSTLLGVGANLSISGESDLVRAVRESIQQGGSRAGEQVVAKGLDIQPTITIRPGASVRLLVHRDLVLRPWRG
- a CDS encoding helix-turn-helix domain-containing protein, encoding MSNRETRSAAPAVSARASQQLCVRVDRAMELLDIGKTKLYELIASGELEAIRIGRRTLVLRESIEGLVVRLRRASTPPR
- a CDS encoding site-specific integrase, translating into MQNYGDFLKIEARRSSPRFACLRVQDYDHLYDWTDWADCASSRGAMPVRNKLSVKGVAAAKKPGVYSDGGGLYLRVRPSGSKSWLFIRTSKGLRRELGLGSALDVSLALARERAEALRTRATNGLDLVPANSLSDAEAPTTVTFEEFAKEYIRSIQGGFDNAKHRQQWQTTVATYTASFARTPIDKVGRDNILEVLRPIWLSKPETARRVQQRVARILDAAKVRGLRQGDNPAQWQGNLQLLLPRQDKSVAHHAALPFRGLPNFMKDLAQRQGTAARALEFTIFTAARSGEVLGMRWEEVDLENRLWTVPADRMKARVQHEVPLDAAATALLRSMKTQATMLEDFVFGAEPKKALSNMAMTALLRRMGRGDITVHGFRSTFRDWAGDVTSHAREDVEMALAHTIASKAERAYRRGRSLEKRRVLMSEWADFANGLQRA
- a CDS encoding adenylate/guanylate cyclase domain-containing protein; the encoded protein is MATEAVHPLVTNTRHVWFPHSADPGAINPAVIIARRQFQLGEAMVDEILFNTGSQRNPQYLASPFAKVEEVGELYELVRPTGEQQPYPLFDDLAKAGCSAYYARRLTNFAGLLQKIGLSTMRAGGLDPARLADLRWSLDLFTLRLDTVMENIAKETLARCYVGVDPGRRVCDGMISRGAIVSDEAVVWFSDLRGFTTIGETLDEAGLVTSLNDYFDAVVPAIYAQGGEVLKYIGDAVLAVFPYRAHPDPGSACRAALDAARNGTQMLKRINARRSDAGQPLLRHGVGLASGTFSYGNIGARERLDFTAIGSTVNLASRIEGLTKEAGRTVLCTGDVGQQSGLEMTSVGSFTLKGIAQPVELFTPA